In one Sphingobium sp. MI1205 genomic region, the following are encoded:
- the tsf gene encoding translation elongation factor Ts — protein sequence MAEITAAAVKELRDRSGAGMMDCKKALSEANGDMEAAVDWLRAKGLAAAQKKSSRTAAEGLVGVAVAGTKGVAVEVNSETDFVAKNDQFQDFVRTVAQIALEQGTSDAETLANAAYPAGGTVAEKLVANIATIGENQNLRRVGQVEVSQGAVVAYVHNAAAPGLGKIGVLVALEGDAPADVLEPLGKQIAMHIAAAFPLALSADDIDPAIIEREAAIAREKNADKIAGKSEEIAAKIINGPVEKFRKDNALLTQAFVMDGKTPVQDVVAAAAKESGKSITLKSYVRFQLGEGIEKEVSDFAAEVAAAAGV from the coding sequence ATGGCCGAGATTACCGCTGCCGCCGTCAAGGAACTGCGCGACCGTTCGGGCGCCGGCATGATGGATTGCAAGAAGGCGCTCTCCGAAGCCAATGGTGACATGGAAGCCGCTGTCGATTGGCTGCGCGCCAAGGGTCTTGCTGCTGCGCAGAAGAAGTCCAGCCGCACTGCTGCTGAAGGTCTGGTCGGCGTTGCCGTCGCTGGTACAAAGGGTGTTGCCGTCGAAGTGAACAGCGAGACCGACTTCGTTGCGAAAAACGACCAGTTCCAGGATTTCGTCCGTACCGTCGCGCAGATCGCGCTTGAGCAGGGCACGAGCGATGCGGAAACTCTGGCGAACGCGGCATACCCCGCTGGTGGCACGGTTGCCGAGAAGCTGGTCGCCAACATCGCGACCATCGGCGAGAACCAGAATTTGCGTCGGGTTGGTCAGGTCGAAGTGAGCCAGGGTGCGGTTGTGGCTTATGTCCATAACGCCGCTGCGCCGGGCTTGGGCAAGATTGGTGTGCTCGTCGCCCTCGAAGGTGATGCGCCTGCCGATGTGCTGGAGCCGCTGGGCAAGCAGATCGCGATGCATATCGCTGCCGCCTTCCCGCTGGCGCTGTCGGCGGACGACATCGATCCTGCGATCATCGAGCGTGAAGCGGCCATTGCGCGCGAGAAGAACGCCGACAAAATCGCTGGTAAGTCCGAAGAAATCGCCGCCAAGATCATCAATGGTCCGGTTGAAAAGTTCCGCAAGGACAATGCTCTTCTGACGCAGGCTTTTGTGATGGACGGCAAGACCCCGGTGCAGGACGTTGTCGCTGCGGCGGCCAAGGAATCCGGCAAGTCGATCACCCTCAAATCCTATGTCCGTTTCCAGCTGGGCGAAGGCATTGAGAAGGAAGTCAGTGATTTTGCTGCTGAAGTGGCTGCGGCTGCAGGCGTCTGA
- the pyrH gene encoding UMP kinase, translating into MTRPPFKRILLKLSGEVLMGQGQFGIEPETVNRVASEIAAAKDAGFELCVVVGGGNIFRGLAGAAKGFDRASADYMGMLATVMNALAVQNALEQLGYDTRVQSAIPMATVCEPYIRRKAVRHMEKGRIVIFAAGTGSPFFTTDTTAALRAAEMNCDALFKGTSVDGIYNADPKKAPDAVRYDEISFDRVLTDNLKVMDASAIALCRENNIPIVVFNIRETGNLAKVLAGDGVATIVQNQER; encoded by the coding sequence ATGACTCGTCCGCCGTTCAAGCGCATATTGCTGAAACTCTCGGGCGAAGTGCTGATGGGGCAGGGGCAGTTCGGCATCGAACCGGAAACGGTGAATCGCGTCGCGAGCGAGATCGCGGCGGCGAAGGATGCCGGTTTTGAGCTGTGCGTCGTTGTCGGCGGCGGTAATATCTTCCGGGGCCTCGCGGGTGCTGCCAAGGGCTTTGATCGCGCGAGTGCTGATTATATGGGTATGCTCGCGACCGTTATGAACGCGCTTGCGGTGCAGAATGCGCTGGAACAGCTAGGATACGATACAAGGGTTCAGTCCGCGATTCCGATGGCGACGGTTTGTGAGCCGTACATCCGGCGCAAGGCGGTGCGCCACATGGAAAAGGGCCGCATTGTAATCTTTGCGGCTGGTACGGGCAGTCCTTTCTTCACCACCGATACCACGGCGGCTCTGCGTGCGGCGGAAATGAATTGCGATGCACTGTTCAAGGGGACCAGTGTTGATGGTATCTACAACGCCGATCCAAAGAAGGCGCCGGACGCCGTTCGCTATGATGAAATCAGCTTTGACCGCGTGTTGACGGATAATCTTAAGGTCATGGACGCGAGCGCCATTGCACTCTGCCGCGAAAACAATATTCCCATCGTCGTATTCAACATCCGCGAAACGGGCAATCTGGCCAAGGTGCTGGCCGGTGACGGTGTCGCGACGATCGTGCAAAATCAGGAGCGCTGA
- the frr gene encoding ribosome recycling factor — MAQYDKADLERRMHGAIESLKGDLAGLRTGRANIQLLDPVTVEVYGAHMPLNQVATVSAPEPRMLSVQVWDKSNVGPADKAIRSAGLGLNPIVDGQTLRLPIPDLTEERRKELAKLASKYAEGARIAVRNVRRDGMDSLKADEKKGEISEDERKRLETEVQKLTDSTIADIDATAAAKEKEILGH; from the coding sequence ATGGCTCAATATGACAAAGCCGACCTCGAACGCCGCATGCACGGCGCCATCGAATCGCTGAAGGGCGATCTGGCGGGGCTGCGCACCGGCCGCGCCAATATCCAGCTGCTCGATCCGGTTACGGTCGAAGTTTATGGCGCACATATGCCGCTCAATCAGGTGGCGACTGTCTCCGCGCCCGAGCCGCGCATGCTGTCCGTGCAGGTGTGGGATAAGAGCAATGTGGGGCCGGCGGATAAGGCTATTCGATCGGCGGGCCTGGGCCTCAACCCGATCGTGGATGGCCAGACGCTGCGACTGCCGATCCCCGACCTGACTGAGGAGCGGCGCAAGGAGCTGGCGAAGCTCGCTAGCAAATATGCCGAGGGCGCGCGCATCGCCGTTCGTAACGTGCGCCGTGACGGCATGGACAGCCTCAAGGCTGATGAGAAAAAGGGCGAGATCAGCGAGGATGAGCGCAAGCGGCTGGAAACAGAGGTGCAGAAGCTGACCGACAGCACCATCGCGGACATCGATGCTACCGCAGCCGCCAAGGAGAAGGAAATTCTCGGCCACTGA
- a CDS encoding isoprenyl transferase → MASQVQSDLARGGASGHGARHVAIIMDGNGRWAKKRFLPRIAGHRAGVEAVRRVARAARELGLECLTLYAFSSENWKRPAREVADLMRLLRHFIESDLDEFHENGVRLRVIGHYRALDPALVDLIEQAVERTSFNTGPIIAIALNYGAQDELVRAAQSIGRRVQSGQLDPEAIGISDVEAGLDTADLPPLDLLIRTSGEQRLSNFMLWQAAYAELYFTDTLWPDFDGSALVEAIDAFRLRDRRFGGL, encoded by the coding sequence ATGGCCAGCCAAGTCCAGTCCGACCTCGCTCGCGGTGGTGCTTCCGGTCATGGTGCGCGTCACGTCGCCATCATCATGGATGGCAATGGTCGTTGGGCTAAGAAGCGCTTTCTTCCTCGGATTGCCGGGCACCGTGCTGGCGTGGAAGCAGTGCGCCGGGTCGCGCGGGCAGCGCGCGAGTTGGGGCTGGAGTGTCTAACGCTCTACGCATTCTCCTCCGAAAACTGGAAGCGGCCTGCCAGGGAAGTGGCCGATCTCATGCGGCTGCTGCGGCATTTCATCGAATCGGATCTGGACGAATTTCATGAAAATGGCGTCCGATTACGCGTCATCGGCCATTACCGGGCGCTTGATCCTGCGCTGGTCGATCTCATAGAACAGGCTGTGGAGCGGACATCCTTCAATACCGGCCCGATCATCGCCATCGCGCTCAACTACGGCGCGCAGGACGAACTGGTGCGCGCGGCGCAAAGCATTGGGCGACGGGTCCAGTCCGGTCAGCTCGACCCGGAGGCTATCGGAATTAGCGATGTAGAGGCGGGCCTCGATACCGCCGATTTGCCGCCGCTCGACCTGCTGATCCGGACATCGGGCGAGCAGAGGCTCAGCAATTTCATGCTGTGGCAGGCGGCCTATGCCGAACTTTATTTCACCGACACGCTGTGGCCCGATTTCGACGGGTCTGCGCTTGTAGAGGCGATAGATGCCTTTCGTCTGAGGGATCGCCGTTTCGGCGGCCTATAA
- a CDS encoding phosphatidate cytidylyltransferase codes for MSSELRIRTIVGLFLVLLALAALYFGGFAFWLLLVVAGVLMQGEWADLTSTGSEHRRMSMFAVSVPLALLCPLAAGVSWTAFTLIVAAFFFVMLTTRSVRLALGIVYVCVPVMALIFLRQQQPGGLGVLLAFWALALVWATDIGAYFAGRAIGGPKLARRISPSKTWAGLGGGVVAALMLGFVLHRFADLPSQLAAASGLLAVAAQLGDLLESAMKRHAGVKDSGNLLPGHGGVMDRLDGVATAAPLAALIYLFLVSA; via the coding sequence ATGTCAAGCGAACTTCGCATCCGTACGATCGTTGGCCTCTTTCTTGTGCTTCTGGCTTTGGCGGCGCTCTATTTTGGCGGATTTGCCTTCTGGCTTCTGCTTGTAGTCGCTGGCGTACTGATGCAGGGGGAATGGGCCGATCTGACAAGTACCGGGTCTGAGCATCGGCGGATGTCGATGTTTGCGGTGTCGGTTCCGCTGGCGCTCCTTTGCCCCCTTGCGGCCGGCGTTTCATGGACGGCTTTCACACTGATCGTGGCTGCTTTTTTCTTTGTGATGCTGACTACTCGCTCTGTTCGCTTGGCGTTGGGCATAGTCTACGTCTGCGTTCCGGTGATGGCCCTTATTTTTCTGCGGCAACAGCAGCCGGGAGGCTTAGGCGTTCTGTTGGCCTTCTGGGCGCTGGCGCTCGTCTGGGCGACGGATATCGGCGCCTATTTTGCGGGGCGCGCCATCGGCGGCCCCAAGCTCGCGCGCAGAATCAGTCCGTCCAAGACCTGGGCGGGGCTGGGCGGCGGCGTGGTTGCGGCGCTGATGCTAGGGTTCGTGCTGCATCGATTTGCCGACCTGCCAAGCCAGCTTGCGGCCGCCAGCGGTTTGCTGGCGGTGGCCGCGCAACTGGGCGACCTGCTCGAAAGCGCGATGAAGCGGCACGCAGGCGTCAAAGACAGTGGTAATCTGCTTCCTGGCCATGGGGGTGTGATGGACAGGCTCGATGGCGTTGCCACTGCGGCTCCGCTGGCCGCGCTGATTTACCTCTTTCTGGTATCTGCCTGA